The genomic interval TCACCCCGTTCGTGGTCTGCGGCCATCGCTTCGCGGATCGCGGTCCCGCTCACTGTCCGCTCCGCCTCGATCGTGTGCACCGCGCGCCCGTGGTCGCGGAGTCGGGCCGCTTTCACCTCGTGCCACTCCTCCAGCACCCGCAGGAGGTGCACCGCGTTCGCAGGCGCGTACTGCACCCACAGCGACGGCCGATTGATGGGGAACGGGAGCACGCGCACGGGAACACCGAGATCCGCCGACGACAGCGCCGCCGTGACCATCCGGTGTCGCTCGTGGTAGCGGAAGGGGTTGTTCCGCGGGTCGTCGCGGTCGGGGTCCGCGGCTTCGGCGGCGACGTGGGAGGGATCGGCGTTCGTGATCCCGACGATCAGCTCGTCGCACTCGCCGGCGGCCCACTCGCAGTACGCGAGGTGGCCGTCGTGAAACGGCTGAAAACGGCCGTGGACGTGGCCGATAAGCGGGTCGGCATCGTCTCTCTCCCCGGTCACCGAGCATCACCGGCCCGCGGCCACCGCGCGGCCGCCTCGACGAACCGAGAGAGGTCTGCGCCCGTTGCATCGAGAATCGGTTCGTCGGCCCGGTCGAGCGTCCCGATGCGAACCGGGTTCGCACCCGCGACGTCGCGGAGGCGTTCCGTGACGCGCGCCAGCGCGCTCGGGGTCGCGATCACCGCGAACGGGCCGTTCGTCTCGACGGTCGCGTCCGGAATCGCCCACCTGTCGGCGGTTGTCGACGCGACGGCATCGTGAAGTGGGAGTCTATCGAGCCGGAGCGATCGCCCGTCCCGAGCGGCGAGGCGTCCGACGCCGGCGATTCCCTCGCCCGACACGTCGGTGACTCGGGCGACGTGGCGCGCGGGGTCGAACGGTTCCTTGGGGTCCGGCCGGCACGCCGCAAGCGCCGCTGCGACTGGGAGAGCGTCGCGACCGAGCCTGTCGCGACCGAGCGCGCGAAGGCCGCTGTCGCCGCTCAGCGTCCCGAGGGCGAACGCGGCTAATCCACCCAGCGGTCGCGTCACGAGCACGTCACAGTCCGTCGGGAGCGACGGTTCGTCCCTGGAGGTCCGCCCGCCAGCGACGACGCTCGCGCCGAGGACCCAGCTCTCGCCCTCGTGCGTGAGGACTGACCCCGACAGTACCGTCGCGTCGGCCGGAAGCCCCGCGCGGAACCAGTCGGTCACCCGCCCCGGCGACGGACGAGCGTCCGCGGGCGCGGCGACGACCGGGCGGATGATGCGGTCTGCAGTCGCTCCGGACGCGTACACGTCGTTACAGGCGTTCAACGCGGCGATCCGCGCCTGCTCGGGCGGCGGGAGGTCTGGGAACGCGTGGACGGCGTCGAGGTTAGCTGCGACGCCGCGCGCGCCGGCATCCGTGCTGTGCGTCTCGTCTGTGGACCCCGTCGGTTCGGTCGCGCGGAGGTGTTCCAGCCAGAGGAACCCGCCGTCGATGTCGGGAATCTGCACGGCGTGACCCTTTCCGATCGTCACCTCCGGGCCGTCGAGCCCGGCGTAGGCGGTCGCGAGTGCGTCGCCGAGCCGGTCCGGGTCCGCGAAGTCGTCGCCCACGAACGCGCACGCGAGCGTCACGACCTGTCGGCCGTCCGCGTCGCCGTCGAACGGAACCGCGGGGCGCTCGTCGCCGAGCGCGACTCCCTCGACCGCGCGCTCGACCTCGGCCGGGGCGACTCCGCTGTCGAGCACCGCGGCGTCGGAGTCGGGGCCGAGACGGACGCTCGTCCCCTCGAGCGCGCTCGCGACGCGTTCGCGGGCCGGCAGCACGACCCTGTCGAGCGGCGTCTTCCCGGCACAGCCGCACCGTCGAGCGTCGGCGGCGGCGCCCGGGCCGGCGACGACTGACTCGGCCGATCGGTCGTCTTCGACGCCACCGTCCGCGACGAGGCGCCCGCGGATCACTCCCCCTGGGGCCACAGCGGTCTCACCTCCCCTGTCGGATAGTCGCGGACCGCCGGCGTCCGCCGGAGGCCGTCGAGCATGACGCGGTCGGCGGCCGCACGGGCGGCTTTCAACAACTCTCGACCACGAACGTCCCGAAATCCGCCTCGGGCTGCCGGCCGCTCGCCCACCGCCTCCACGTCGTCGACCCGGACGGGGTCGGCGACCATCGTCACCGGGACCGGTTCGCCCGAGTGAACCACGTCCTCGGTGCTCGGGGTGGTGTGATCGGCGGTGACGACCGTGACCAGGTCGGGATCGTCTCTGACGCGCTCGACAACCGGTGACAGCGACGCGTCGATCGCCGACAGCTCGTCGCGCTTCTCTGTCGGGCCGGCGGCGTGGGACACCTCGTCCGGCTCTGGGTAGTGGACGTGGACGAACTGGTGGTCCGCGAGCGCGTCGAGCGCTCGATCCGCTCGCGCGTCGTACCCCTCGGGCGGCTCGACGTGGGTCATCCCGAGTGTGCGCGCGAGCCCGGTCAACACCGGTTTGGGCGTCACGCTCGCCGCGTCGAGCCCGTGGCGCGCACGGAACGACTCGACGCGCGTCGGCGTCGCTGCCCACTTCGAGAGCACCGCGTCGGCCGGCCCTGGTACGTTCGCCAGCGCCGACCGCGTCGAACGCGTGTACGCCTGCAGCGCGTCGGCCGTCCGCCGTGCGGCCGCCGGATCGGCCGCCTCGCGCGTGGGCTCGCTCGCGACCACCGGTAGCCCCGCCTCGAAGGGGTCCACGTCGGTGACCGCCGGGGACACCACCGTGTCCGCAGTAATCGTCACCAGTCCCCGGTTCTTCCACGTGTATTCGAACTCGACCGTACATCCCTCGACGACGGGAACGTCGACCGAGGCGACGCCGGACCGCTCGGCGAGCGCGGGAAACTCCTCGGCGTCGACCGCGAGGTGACGGTCCGCGACGCGGCTCCCGGTGGCGGCGTCGAGCGACGCAAACGACGCCGAGCAGACGACGCTCCCGGCCGGCGGTTCCCGGCCGAAGCCGCGCGCCTCCAGCACGCCGCGGCCCGGAACCTCGGCTGGGTCGTAGCCGAACAGCCGGGTGTGCGCGAGATCACTCGATAGCGGCACGCCCGGGTCGGCGACGTGCATCGTGCCGTTGATCCCCGCCGCCGCGAGCCGGTCCAGGTTCGGGGTCTCGGCCGCCTCAAGCGGTGTGCTCCCGTCCAGTTCCGACGCGGGTCGGTCCGCCGCGCCGTCGAGCAGCAACAGGAGGATCGATCGGTCTCTCCCGCGCATCACTCCAGCCCGAGCGTCTTCGCGATGGTTCGTTTCTGTACCTCCGTCGTCCCTGCGGGGATCCGGAGGTTGCGGGCCACCCGGAAGACGCGCTCGACGCCGCCGGCGCGCATGAGGCCGTAGCCGCCCAGCACCTGTATCGCGCGGTCGGCCCAGTCGAACAGGCGGTCCTCGGGGTAATACTTCAGCATCGAGAGCTTCCGACGGGCGGTCGCCGACTGCTGGAGGTCGTGGAGGTTCGCCTCCGCGTCGTAGGCGCCCAGCAGTGCCGTCCCGAACTCGCGGAGAGCGTGGATCTCCGTGGCCGTCTCGACGATGGGCCACTGCACGGCCTGATTGCTCCCGATGGGCTCGCCGAACGTCTCGCGATCTTTCGCGTAGGTGAGCATCCTGTCGAGGAGGTACCGGCCCATCCCGGCGCACATCCCGGCCCGGCCGGCGCGTCGCCAGTTCACCCATGACAGCGCCAGCGGGAGGCCGTCGCCCACGTCCCCGACCAACTGGTCGCCGTCGACCCGGCAATCGCGCAGGTGGACGTCGGAGGTGATGCCGTCCATCATGATGTTCAGGTTCGGTTCGCCCACCTCGTACCCGGGGTTGTCGGTGTCGACGAGGAACATCCCCATCGTCTCGTGAGCCGAGCCGTCAGCTCCCGCGACCTTCGCGAGGATCTGCGCCGTGTCGGCGAACGGACCGTTGGTGATGTAGCGCTTGTCGCCGTTGAGCACCCAGCCGTCGCCGTCGCGCTCGGCGGTCGTCGAGATGGCCGTCACGTCAGAGCCGGCACCCGGCTCGGTGATGCCGATGCAGGCCGTCTTCCGGCCCTCGACGAGCGGCCTGAGCCACTCCTCGCGCTGGTCGTCGTCGAGGTGCAACAGCGCGGGCGATGGCCCCTCGGTCCACGCCATCATCGCCCGCGCGACACTCGACCCGTGGCCCGTCCCGTAGCGGAACACCGCCTCCTGCACGTAGAAGTGCTCGCGGTTCGAGAGGCCGCCGCCGCCAACTTCCTCAGGGAGATGGAGCGCGTACAGCCCCTCGTCGGCGCTCCGTTTGCGGATCTCCGCTTGCATCGCCCGCGTCTCGGGCTTCATCAGGCCGTCGTCGTCGAGGTAGTCCAGCGGCCCGCCGATGTGGTCGGCGTGTTCCTCCTCGTACGGCAGCACCTCCTCCTCGATGAACTCGATCACTCGGTCGACGACCGGTCGTACGTCGTCCGGAACCGCAAACTCGCCGGCGAGCGCGTCGTCCTCGGGGAACGTCGTCATACGCTATCGATTCACAGACCGACGAATAAGTGTTGGCTCGCCCGGACTCGTTCGCCGGGTCTCGGGTTCCATGGCCGCGACCCGGGGGCGGCCTCATCCCGCGCCGGCGACGAAGCGGATCAGCGCTCGGACCACTCCAGCACGGTCGCCGCCCAGGTGTAGCCGGTGCCGGCCGCGAGGAACAGCACCACGTCGCCGTCGGCGACGCGGTCGCGGTCGAGCCCCTCGCGAAGCGCGAGCGCTTGGTCGGCGCTCTGGACGTGACCGTAGTCGTCGAGGTAGTAGGCCTCCCGCTCGTCGACGCTGAGCTCGGCGCAGAGATACTCGTGGAACGACCGCTTCATGTGAGTCAGCGCCAGGAAGTCGATGTCGTCGCGATCGTACCCGGAGTCGGCGAGCGCGTCGTCGGCGACCGACAGGAACGACGGCGCCGACACGTCCGCCAGTCGTTCCTTCATGTCGTCCGGATCGGGAACCGTCAGCGTGTGTTCGCCCCCGTCGACCGTCTCGCGGCTCGGCGGCCTCGCCGACCCGCCCGCGGGCATCACCACGTCGCGGGAGAAGCTGCCGTCGGTCGTCGCCGCCGACTCGCGGACGACGGCGCGGGTGCGGTCGTCGACGGGGTCGGCCTCCAGCACTGTTGCGGCGGCGCCCGAGCCGAAGTTGAACATGAAGCTCGCGTCCTCGTCGGCGTAGTCGACGAGGTCCTCCTCGCGACTCGCCGTGACGAGCAGCGCGCAATCCACGTCGCCGACGCGGAGCTGAGCCGCGGTGTGGCGAATCGCGATAGGCGCGCCCGCACACAGCGCGTACGACTCGTGTGCGTAGGCGTCGTCCGCGCCGAGGCGTTCTGCCACGTCGGCGGCGGCAGACCAGACGACGTGGTCCTTGTACTCGCTGCCGTGGTACAAGATCAGATCGAGGTCGCCGGCGTCGAGGCCGGCGTCCGACAGCGCCTCCCGCCCCGCCGCGAGACACATGTCCGTGACGTGGTCGTCGTCCGGGGGGCAGACGCGCTTCTCGCGCATGCCCATCTTCTCGACGACGACCTCGTCGGGGATCCCGCTGATCCCGGCGATCTCCTCGCCGGTCAACACCTCGTCGGGCACGT from Halobaculum halobium carries:
- a CDS encoding adenylyltransferase/cytidyltransferase family protein; the encoded protein is MTGERDDADPLIGHVHGRFQPFHDGHLAYCEWAAGECDELIVGITNADPSHVAAEAADPDRDDPRNNPFRYHERHRMVTAALSSADLGVPVRVLPFPINRPSLWVQYAPANAVHLLRVLEEWHEVKAARLRDHGRAVHTIEAERTVSGTAIREAMAADHERGDGADSGWRGAVPDPVAAVVDDIDGVARVRSLYSD
- a CDS encoding 3-oxoacyl-ACP synthase, which produces MADSRPVGLTGLGTYVPDEVLTGEEIAGISGIPDEVVVEKMGMREKRVCPPDDDHVTDMCLAAGREALSDAGLDAGDLDLILYHGSEYKDHVVWSAAADVAERLGADDAYAHESYALCAGAPIAIRHTAAQLRVGDVDCALLVTASREEDLVDYADEDASFMFNFGSGAAATVLEADPVDDRTRAVVRESAATTDGSFSRDVVMPAGGSARPPSRETVDGGEHTLTVPDPDDMKERLADVSAPSFLSVADDALADSGYDRDDIDFLALTHMKRSFHEYLCAELSVDEREAYYLDDYGHVQSADQALALREGLDRDRVADGDVVLFLAAGTGYTWAATVLEWSER
- a CDS encoding alkaline phosphatase family protein; this translates as MRGRDRSILLLLLDGAADRPASELDGSTPLEAAETPNLDRLAAAGINGTMHVADPGVPLSSDLAHTRLFGYDPAEVPGRGVLEARGFGREPPAGSVVCSASFASLDAATGSRVADRHLAVDAEEFPALAERSGVASVDVPVVEGCTVEFEYTWKNRGLVTITADTVVSPAVTDVDPFEAGLPVVASEPTREAADPAAARRTADALQAYTRSTRSALANVPGPADAVLSKWAATPTRVESFRARHGLDAASVTPKPVLTGLARTLGMTHVEPPEGYDARADRALDALADHQFVHVHYPEPDEVSHAAGPTEKRDELSAIDASLSPVVERVRDDPDLVTVVTADHTTPSTEDVVHSGEPVPVTMVADPVRVDDVEAVGERPAARGGFRDVRGRELLKAARAAADRVMLDGLRRTPAVRDYPTGEVRPLWPQGE
- a CDS encoding acyl-CoA dehydrogenase family protein, with protein sequence MTTFPEDDALAGEFAVPDDVRPVVDRVIEFIEEEVLPYEEEHADHIGGPLDYLDDDGLMKPETRAMQAEIRKRSADEGLYALHLPEEVGGGGLSNREHFYVQEAVFRYGTGHGSSVARAMMAWTEGPSPALLHLDDDQREEWLRPLVEGRKTACIGITEPGAGSDVTAISTTAERDGDGWVLNGDKRYITNGPFADTAQILAKVAGADGSAHETMGMFLVDTDNPGYEVGEPNLNIMMDGITSDVHLRDCRVDGDQLVGDVGDGLPLALSWVNWRRAGRAGMCAGMGRYLLDRMLTYAKDRETFGEPIGSNQAVQWPIVETATEIHALREFGTALLGAYDAEANLHDLQQSATARRKLSMLKYYPEDRLFDWADRAIQVLGGYGLMRAGGVERVFRVARNLRIPAGTTEVQKRTIAKTLGLE